A single window of Chloroflexota bacterium DNA harbors:
- a CDS encoding electron transfer flavoprotein subunit alpha/FixB family protein: MSNQGVLVIAETKDGKLAGVTKEALAIGAKLAHGGVGGKVSALAIGTGTDAIAKELIAHGASDVYTFENADLAKYQPDAYVQVAEKAIATVHPKVVLMGQTDSGRDLLPKLGLKHHGSVTPDCVELGFADGKLTSAKPVYGGNARSIFASGAAMHFAAIRAKAFEAAPRNDGHQGAVHKLDVHLDQAKVKVKVTEVKKQESTGIRLEDAAVVVSGGRGLGGPEPFKKLEELAKILGGAVGASRAVCDAGWLPATFQVGLTGKTVTPDLYIAVAISGASQHMAGCSGAKTIIAINKDKDSNIFKESRYGVVGDWNEVLPSFIEMCRELRGS; encoded by the coding sequence ATGTCGAACCAAGGCGTACTGGTTATCGCGGAGACGAAGGACGGCAAACTGGCAGGCGTCACGAAAGAGGCCCTGGCCATCGGCGCCAAGCTCGCCCACGGCGGCGTCGGCGGCAAGGTCAGCGCCCTCGCCATCGGCACGGGGACGGACGCCATCGCCAAGGAGCTCATCGCCCACGGCGCAAGCGACGTCTACACCTTCGAGAATGCCGACCTGGCCAAGTACCAGCCGGACGCCTATGTCCAGGTGGCCGAAAAGGCCATCGCCACCGTCCATCCCAAGGTCGTCCTCATGGGCCAGACCGATTCCGGCCGCGACCTCCTGCCCAAGCTGGGCCTCAAACACCACGGCTCCGTCACCCCCGATTGCGTGGAGCTCGGTTTCGCCGACGGCAAGCTCACCTCCGCCAAGCCCGTCTATGGCGGCAACGCCCGCTCCATCTTCGCCTCCGGCGCAGCCATGCATTTCGCCGCCATCCGCGCCAAGGCCTTCGAGGCCGCCCCGCGCAACGATGGCCACCAGGGCGCCGTCCACAAGCTGGACGTCCACCTGGACCAGGCCAAGGTCAAGGTGAAGGTCACGGAGGTCAAGAAGCAGGAGTCCACCGGCATCCGCCTGGAGGATGCGGCGGTCGTCGTCTCCGGAGGCCGGGGCCTCGGCGGCCCCGAGCCCTTCAAGAAGCTGGAAGAGCTTGCCAAGATCCTGGGCGGCGCAGTGGGCGCAAGCCGCGCCGTCTGCGATGCCGGCTGGCTGCCCGCCACCTTCCAGGTGGGACTCACGGGCAAGACCGTCACCCCGGACCTCTACATCGCCGTCGCCATCTCGGGCGCCAGCCAGCACATGGCCGGCTGCTCCGGCGCCAAGACCATCATCGCCATCAACAAGGACAAGGACAGCAATATCTTCAAGGAGTCCCGCTACGGCGTCGTCGGCGATTGGAACGAGGTCCTTCCCTCGTTCATCGAGATGTGCCGGGAGCTCCGCGGCTCGTAG
- a CDS encoding electron transfer flavoprotein subunit beta/FixA family protein yields the protein MKIIVFAKQVMDPETPRANFKIDPATNKPVPVPNVAPVVNGFDENAVEAALRLKERHGGTVTVISLGKNLVLDVIKKPLSMGADELILLQDDAFEEGDAYSIAHALSQAVKKVGEFDLIICGRQASDTDRGLVGPAVAEMLGLPCVTLGKSVDVAEKKVIVERVRTDGSEVVETTTPALITVSNELGEPRYPTLRGIMQAGRKQPKVWTAADIGADAAKLGAKGRVTDTAKTFIPVTEKVCEFIEGENAADAGKKLALKLREAKLI from the coding sequence ATGAAGATCATCGTGTTTGCCAAGCAGGTCATGGACCCCGAGACGCCTCGGGCCAACTTCAAGATAGACCCGGCCACCAACAAGCCGGTCCCCGTTCCCAACGTCGCCCCCGTCGTCAACGGCTTCGATGAGAACGCCGTCGAAGCGGCCCTCCGCCTCAAGGAGCGCCACGGCGGCACCGTCACCGTCATCTCCCTCGGCAAGAACCTCGTCCTCGATGTCATCAAGAAGCCCCTCTCCATGGGCGCCGACGAGCTCATCCTCCTCCAGGACGACGCCTTCGAAGAGGGGGACGCCTACTCCATCGCCCACGCCCTCTCCCAGGCCGTCAAGAAGGTCGGCGAGTTCGACCTGATCATCTGCGGCCGCCAGGCCTCCGATACCGACCGCGGCCTCGTCGGCCCGGCCGTCGCCGAGATGCTCGGCCTGCCCTGCGTCACCCTCGGCAAGAGCGTGGACGTCGCCGAGAAGAAGGTGATCGTGGAGCGCGTCCGCACCGATGGCAGCGAAGTGGTGGAGACCACAACGCCCGCCCTCATCACCGTCAGCAACGAGCTCGGCGAGCCGCGCTACCCCACGCTTCGCGGCATCATGCAGGCCGGCCGCAAGCAGCCCAAGGTCTGGACGGCCGCCGATATCGGCGCCGATGCCGCCAAGCTGGGCGCCAAGGGCCGCGTCACCGATACGGCCAAGACCTTCATCCCCGTGACCGAGAAGGTCTGCGAATTCATCGAGGGCGAGAACGCCGCCGATGCCGGCAAGAAGCTGGCCCTGAAACTGCGCGAGGCGAAACTGATCTAG
- a CDS encoding amidohydrolase yields MAVSGFTVIDADGHVFETNRLYDLFTERYMAPQYAAAFKALLAKARAAWRRGGEVPTVNIWAVEGRERVLGWSRPMGPGTATAIDFRGGGLKPGTEAAKAPLDPIGRLRDMDREGIDISVIYPSSLASFCALGDTGLEASIYEAYNRWLADYCNADSRRLKYVAVVSLRDIGKAVAEIERTAKDNVVVGVYCQTHMGERQLDQPHFYPIWEAALKHNLPIAVHHASAGLPPFGVGVFEMNENWFLQHASSNPFEQMRAICTMIGGGIFEKFPKLQVAYLEAGCGWLPYWLDRLDEHFALMPNSVPLLKHKPGVVFTKGGCYISFEPGERMLPYTIKHVGDDRIVFASDYPHFDGKFPDSVRAVTERKDIPESSKRKLLGENARRLYPRLG; encoded by the coding sequence GTGGCTGTATCCGGCTTCACCGTGATCGATGCGGACGGGCATGTCTTCGAGACGAACCGCCTCTACGACCTCTTCACCGAGCGCTATATGGCGCCGCAGTATGCCGCCGCCTTCAAGGCGCTGCTGGCGAAGGCGCGCGCGGCCTGGAGGCGCGGCGGCGAGGTGCCCACAGTCAATATCTGGGCGGTGGAGGGCCGGGAGCGCGTGCTGGGCTGGAGCCGCCCCATGGGGCCGGGCACGGCCACGGCGATTGACTTCCGCGGCGGCGGCCTGAAGCCGGGGACGGAGGCGGCCAAGGCGCCGCTGGACCCCATCGGACGGCTGCGGGATATGGACAGGGAAGGGATAGACATCTCGGTGATCTACCCAAGCTCCCTGGCCTCCTTCTGCGCCCTGGGCGATACCGGGCTGGAGGCCTCCATCTATGAGGCCTACAACCGGTGGCTGGCCGACTATTGCAACGCCGATTCGCGGCGGCTGAAGTATGTGGCCGTCGTCTCGCTAAGGGACATCGGCAAGGCGGTGGCGGAGATCGAGCGGACGGCGAAGGACAACGTGGTGGTGGGCGTCTACTGCCAGACGCACATGGGCGAGAGGCAGCTCGACCAGCCGCACTTCTACCCGATATGGGAGGCGGCGCTGAAGCACAATCTGCCCATCGCCGTCCACCATGCCAGCGCGGGCCTGCCGCCCTTTGGCGTGGGCGTCTTTGAGATGAACGAGAACTGGTTTTTGCAGCACGCCTCCAGCAATCCATTCGAGCAGATGCGAGCGATCTGCACGATGATCGGCGGGGGCATCTTTGAGAAGTTCCCGAAGCTGCAGGTGGCCTATCTCGAAGCGGGGTGCGGCTGGCTCCCTTACTGGCTGGACCGCCTGGACGAGCACTTCGCGCTGATGCCGAACTCGGTGCCGCTCTTGAAACATAAGCCCGGGGTGGTCTTCACGAAGGGCGGCTGTTACATCTCCTTCGAGCCAGGGGAGCGCATGCTGCCGTACACCATCAAGCACGTCGGCGACGACCGCATCGTCTTCGCCTCGGACTACCCGCACTTCGATGGGAAGTTCCCCGACTCGGTGCGGGCGGTGACGGAGCGGAAGGATATTCCGGAGAGCAGCAAGCGGAAGCTGTTGGGGGAGAATGCGCGGCGGCTGTATCCGAGGCTGGGATAA
- a CDS encoding amidohydrolase, which translates to MGRFGFDVIDADGHIFESREFFERLRDDYLESRYKNDFAEMMRLSIDPATGKMVTSRLWTHRSKEKALDRVQALGGGPAGPERPERGEGRKPGTRAVFDTLDAKGRMLDMDDEGIDASVTFPSSMIGFCALDSTELESALYRAYNRLMGDYCGANPKRLKYVAMFSQRDVEDGVAEIKRVTGDRTAVGLYTQTHMEGKQLDTPAWYPYWQAAQEAGLAVTVHHGSAGLPPWGLGVHEMGGNWFQQHASVFLYEQMRAAATVIGGGIADMYPRLPFVFLESGCGWLPFWLERLDEHFEEMPHFVPMLKRRPSEVFTTGKCFISFEPDEAMLTDVVEVMGDRHLVYASDYPHFDCRFPNSVKEVVENKGMKKEAKARILAANAKDLYPRLG; encoded by the coding sequence ATGGGACGATTTGGCTTTGATGTCATAGACGCCGACGGGCATATCTTCGAGTCGAGGGAGTTCTTCGAGCGGCTCCGCGATGACTACCTGGAGTCGCGGTACAAGAACGACTTTGCGGAGATGATGCGCCTGAGCATAGATCCGGCGACGGGGAAGATGGTCACGTCGCGGCTCTGGACGCACCGCTCCAAGGAGAAGGCGCTGGACCGGGTGCAGGCGCTGGGCGGCGGCCCCGCGGGGCCCGAGCGCCCGGAGCGCGGCGAGGGCCGCAAGCCGGGGACGCGCGCCGTCTTCGATACGCTGGACGCGAAGGGGCGCATGCTGGATATGGACGATGAGGGGATAGACGCATCCGTGACGTTCCCCAGCTCGATGATCGGCTTTTGCGCGCTCGATTCCACGGAGCTGGAGTCGGCGCTCTACCGGGCGTACAACCGCCTGATGGGCGACTACTGCGGCGCGAACCCCAAGCGCCTCAAGTATGTGGCGATGTTCTCCCAGCGGGACGTTGAGGACGGGGTCGCGGAGATCAAGCGCGTCACCGGGGACAGGACGGCGGTGGGCCTCTATACGCAGACGCACATGGAGGGCAAGCAGCTGGACACGCCGGCCTGGTATCCCTACTGGCAGGCGGCGCAGGAGGCTGGGCTGGCCGTGACCGTCCACCACGGGAGCGCGGGATTGCCTCCCTGGGGGCTGGGCGTCCACGAGATGGGCGGCAACTGGTTCCAGCAGCACGCCTCCGTCTTCCTCTACGAGCAGATGCGCGCCGCGGCGACGGTGATCGGCGGCGGTATCGCCGATATGTATCCAAGGCTGCCCTTCGTCTTTTTAGAATCGGGCTGCGGTTGGCTGCCCTTCTGGCTGGAGCGGCTCGACGAGCACTTCGAGGAGATGCCGCACTTCGTGCCGATGCTGAAGCGGAGGCCGAGCGAGGTCTTCACCACCGGCAAGTGCTTCATCTCCTTCGAGCCGGACGAGGCGATGCTGACGGACGTTGTTGAGGTGATGGGCGACCGGCATTTGGTCTATGCTTCCGACTATCCGCACTTTGACTGTCGCTTCCCGAACTCGGTGAAGGAAGTGGTGGAGAATAAGGGGATGAAGAAAGAGGCGAAGGCGCGGATATTGGCGGCGAATGCGAAGGATCTGTACCCGAGGCTGGGATAG
- a CDS encoding amidohydrolase, which translates to MLDYKIISADDHMDMIALPPMLWSERLPAHLREKGPKVVAQANGNFWMYEGEVIGSSGFPKDRSYPSAIVRAGIPDDGFRPSNAKLRLQDMDRDGVYAHVIYGPPTGLKIKNAEMKAACLEVYNTWAAEFNGIEPDRLCLLAYLPMHSPTASAAELRRVAKLGHRGAISSFFETVDPLYDAQWDVLWKAAEETGVALSVHLGGGTHMVQAKPASWHMAAFAAVSPMQMDEVLAALIFSGALERHPKMKLVLGESGLGWIPYVKERLDHEFHNHGPNTRDYRIKELPSVTFARQVYATFEEDKLGMKLLDYIGVDNVMWASDYPHPDSTFPHSRKKIGELFTGISPEVTRKIVSETARRLYKVGQKA; encoded by the coding sequence ATGCTGGATTATAAGATTATCTCGGCGGACGACCATATGGATATGATTGCGCTGCCGCCCATGCTCTGGTCGGAGCGGTTGCCGGCGCACCTGCGCGAGAAGGGGCCGAAGGTGGTGGCCCAGGCGAACGGGAACTTCTGGATGTACGAGGGAGAGGTGATCGGCTCCAGCGGCTTCCCGAAGGACCGCTCGTACCCCAGCGCCATCGTGCGCGCCGGGATCCCCGACGACGGCTTTCGCCCCTCGAACGCCAAGCTGCGCCTGCAGGATATGGACCGCGACGGCGTCTACGCCCACGTCATCTACGGCCCGCCGACCGGCCTGAAGATCAAGAATGCGGAGATGAAGGCGGCCTGCCTGGAGGTCTACAACACCTGGGCGGCGGAGTTTAACGGCATCGAGCCGGACCGCCTCTGCCTCCTGGCCTATCTGCCGATGCACTCGCCGACGGCGTCCGCCGCCGAGCTGAGGCGCGTGGCCAAGCTGGGCCACCGGGGCGCCATCTCCAGCTTCTTCGAGACAGTAGACCCGCTCTATGACGCCCAGTGGGACGTGCTGTGGAAGGCGGCGGAGGAGACGGGTGTCGCGCTGAGCGTCCACCTGGGCGGTGGGACGCACATGGTGCAGGCGAAGCCCGCCTCGTGGCACATGGCGGCCTTCGCGGCCGTCTCGCCCATGCAGATGGACGAGGTGCTGGCGGCGCTGATTTTCTCCGGGGCGCTGGAGCGGCACCCGAAGATGAAGCTGGTGCTGGGCGAATCGGGCCTGGGGTGGATCCCCTACGTGAAGGAGCGCCTGGACCACGAGTTCCACAACCACGGGCCGAACACCAGGGACTACCGCATCAAGGAGCTGCCGAGCGTGACCTTCGCACGGCAGGTCTACGCCACCTTCGAGGAGGACAAGCTGGGAATGAAGCTGCTGGACTACATCGGCGTGGACAACGTCATGTGGGCGAGCGACTACCCGCACCCGGACAGCACCTTCCCGCATTCGCGGAAGAAGATCGGGGAGCTGTTCACGGGGATCAGCCCTGAGGTGACGCGGAAGATCGTTTCGGAGACGGCGCGGAGGCTGTATAAGGTAGGACAAAAAGCGTAG
- a CDS encoding alpha/beta hydrolase, giving the protein MPQPPLAKSLTVNGLKLHYLDWGGGGKQTILLVHGFGGNSQNWAPFAERMRGDHRVVALDQRGHGDSDHAREGYPVTAFAADLHGFVAGLGVAPVICIGNSLGARNSIAFAGQYPGDVAKLILLDGGPEIPEKVTSAFIARLPQRPKSFPGEQAAIDYLKKGNPGHGDDFYRQVAANILRKNWVGQYIWKNDPETSWIYESSVRQEAPYVWEQFARIACPTLVVQCEHGPDLPIGTAQKMAAMNPKARLVQVKGASHGLHQNKPEEFERIVREFLGK; this is encoded by the coding sequence ATGCCCCAACCTCCCCTCGCCAAATCCCTCACCGTCAACGGCCTCAAGCTCCACTACCTCGATTGGGGAGGCGGCGGCAAGCAGACGATCCTGCTCGTCCACGGCTTCGGCGGGAACTCCCAGAACTGGGCGCCCTTCGCCGAGCGGATGCGCGGCGATCACCGCGTCGTCGCCCTGGACCAGCGGGGCCACGGCGATAGCGACCACGCCCGGGAGGGCTACCCGGTGACGGCCTTCGCCGCCGACCTCCACGGCTTCGTCGCGGGCCTGGGCGTCGCGCCCGTCATCTGCATCGGCAACTCCCTGGGGGCGCGGAACAGCATCGCCTTCGCGGGGCAGTATCCGGGCGATGTGGCGAAGCTCATCCTGCTGGACGGCGGGCCGGAGATCCCGGAGAAGGTGACGAGCGCCTTCATCGCGCGGCTGCCCCAGCGGCCCAAGAGCTTCCCCGGCGAGCAGGCGGCGATCGACTACCTGAAGAAGGGGAACCCGGGGCACGGCGACGATTTCTACCGGCAGGTGGCGGCGAACATCCTCCGCAAAAACTGGGTGGGCCAGTATATCTGGAAGAACGACCCGGAGACCTCCTGGATCTACGAATCGTCGGTGCGCCAGGAGGCGCCCTACGTGTGGGAGCAGTTCGCGCGCATCGCCTGCCCGACGCTGGTGGTGCAGTGCGAGCACGGCCCGGACCTGCCCATCGGGACGGCGCAGAAGATGGCGGCGATGAACCCGAAGGCGCGACTGGTGCAGGTGAAGGGCGCGAGCCACGGCCTGCACCAGAACAAGCCGGAGGAGTTCGAGCGCATCGTGCGGGAGTTTTTGGGGAAGTGA
- a CDS encoding ATP-binding cassette domain-containing protein, producing the protein MAILSGENLAVAYGHREIFSGLDCEIAEGARIGIVGPNGSGKTSLLRLIAGAQEPDGGAIHHSKGLRIGYVPQAPPLTTTGTLYEEILSAFAGLQALEQQIEEAAAEMANGSAEAGRRHADLLHAFESRGGYDYHSAVERTAAGLGLTRDALNTPAALASGGERTRAAMAKALLADPDLLVLDEPTNHLDLAGLAWLERFLGKFSHAFIVVSHDRYFLDKVVTEIWDLSHGRLRSYPGNYTKYRILREEAEAFQQKQYEQQQEFIAKEEEFIRRYRAGQKAAQAMGRLTRLNRLERLKGAAAERRVALPSASASRTGQAVVRAKNLKVGFAADGEPVTLFAVPDLIVERGARIAILGGNGAGKTTLIKTLFGEQPPLAGDVTLGVNVKPGYFRQKLEDLPESLSVLDAFLEAKQMQHEEARRYLGRFLFQRDETEKRVGDLSGGQRSRLALARLLITKPNVLVLDEPTNHLDIPSRDALEDVLTDYDGTLLLVSHDRRFISLLAQQLWLVEKGSMRLYQGTFDEWLEEQEKAAQASPPKPKAKEAPKPPVARKKAKGPKPPETEEVIAELERKLKELDAQLDSATERRDLAAIARLGAEHTATQELLEKTWAEWAG; encoded by the coding sequence ATGGCAATCCTCTCCGGCGAAAACCTAGCCGTCGCCTACGGCCATCGCGAGATCTTCTCCGGCCTCGATTGTGAGATTGCCGAAGGGGCGCGCATCGGCATCGTCGGCCCCAACGGGAGCGGCAAGACCTCGCTCCTGCGGCTCATCGCGGGCGCTCAGGAGCCGGATGGCGGCGCCATCCACCACAGCAAGGGACTGCGCATCGGCTATGTGCCCCAAGCGCCGCCCCTTACCACCACCGGCACCCTCTACGAAGAGATCCTCTCCGCGTTTGCCGGCCTTCAAGCCCTTGAGCAGCAGATCGAAGAGGCCGCCGCCGAAATGGCGAACGGCTCCGCCGAGGCGGGACGCCGCCACGCCGACCTGCTCCACGCCTTCGAAAGTCGCGGCGGCTATGACTACCACAGCGCCGTGGAGCGCACCGCCGCGGGCCTGGGGCTGACCCGCGATGCCCTCAACACCCCGGCCGCCCTGGCTAGCGGCGGCGAGCGGACCCGCGCCGCCATGGCCAAGGCGCTCCTTGCCGACCCTGATCTTCTGGTCTTGGATGAGCCCACCAACCACCTGGACCTGGCAGGCCTCGCCTGGCTGGAGCGCTTCCTCGGCAAGTTCAGCCACGCCTTCATCGTCGTCTCCCACGATCGGTACTTCCTGGACAAAGTCGTCACCGAGATATGGGACCTAAGCCACGGCAGGCTGAGGTCATATCCGGGCAACTACACCAAGTACCGCATCCTGAGGGAAGAGGCGGAGGCCTTCCAGCAGAAGCAGTACGAGCAGCAGCAGGAGTTCATCGCGAAGGAGGAAGAGTTCATCCGCCGCTACCGCGCGGGGCAGAAGGCCGCCCAGGCGATGGGCAGGCTCACGCGCCTCAACCGCCTCGAGCGCCTGAAGGGCGCGGCGGCGGAGCGCCGCGTCGCACTCCCCTCCGCCTCCGCATCGCGCACCGGGCAGGCCGTGGTGCGCGCCAAAAACCTCAAGGTGGGCTTTGCCGCCGATGGCGAGCCGGTGACGCTCTTCGCCGTGCCCGACCTCATCGTGGAACGCGGCGCGCGCATCGCCATCCTGGGCGGAAACGGCGCCGGCAAGACCACGCTTATCAAAACGCTCTTCGGCGAGCAGCCGCCCCTGGCCGGCGACGTGACCCTGGGCGTCAACGTCAAGCCGGGTTATTTCCGCCAAAAGCTGGAAGACCTGCCCGAAAGCCTCTCGGTGCTGGACGCCTTCTTGGAGGCCAAACAGATGCAGCATGAAGAGGCGCGGCGCTACCTTGGACGCTTCCTCTTCCAGCGCGATGAGACGGAAAAGCGCGTGGGCGACCTCAGCGGCGGCCAGCGAAGCCGCCTCGCCCTGGCGCGGCTCCTCATCACCAAGCCCAATGTGCTTGTCCTTGATGAGCCGACGAACCACCTGGACATCCCCAGCCGTGACGCGCTCGAGGACGTGCTGACAGACTATGACGGCACGCTCCTCCTTGTCTCCCACGACCGCCGGTTCATCTCGCTTCTGGCCCAACAGCTCTGGCTCGTGGAAAAAGGCTCCATGCGCCTCTACCAAGGGACTTTTGACGAGTGGTTGGAAGAGCAGGAGAAGGCCGCACAAGCTTCTCCGCCAAAGCCGAAGGCGAAAGAGGCGCCGAAGCCGCCCGTGGCGAGAAAGAAGGCCAAGGGGCCAAAACCGCCGGAGACTGAAGAGGTCATCGCAGAGCTGGAGCGCAAGCTGAAAGAGCTTGACGCTCAGCTGGACAGCGCGACGGAACGGCGCGACCTCGCCGCCATCGCCCGCCTGGGCGCGGAGCATACGGCTACCCAGGAGCTGCTGGAAAAGACCTGGGCCGAGTGGGCGGGCTAG
- a CDS encoding 23S rRNA (adenine(2503)-C(2))-methyltransferase RlmN: protein MSRANLLELSLPQLTAFLAELGEPPYRARQVWSWLYKRNAATIEAMTDLPAHLRARLAERAEIRLPAAVREVKSDDGLTRKVLLKLDDGNVIESVLMLYDLTAESRERRTVCVSTQAGCAVGCPFCATGQMGFVRNLTSGEIVAQVLYFARQLLADQQPKSTSSPLAGEKTKEGESTLPITNSKSLSPSMGENKREGEQALPVTNIVFMGMGEPLLNYANLWQAIERLHDPQGIALGARRMTISTSGIVPGILALAKEKLQVNLAVSLHAPNDKLRDVMVPINKKYPIADLMTACRAYIEATKRRITFEYVLNNNVNDSPELARELGELLRGMLCHVNLIPVNSTDASFSRPKRDAVIAFQRIVEGYGIATTVRVEKGVEIRAACGQLSTKHREKERVPAAF from the coding sequence ATGAGCCGCGCCAACCTCCTGGAGCTTTCGCTTCCCCAGCTCACGGCCTTCCTGGCGGAGCTTGGCGAACCGCCCTACCGCGCGCGCCAGGTCTGGTCGTGGCTCTACAAACGCAACGCCGCAACCATCGAGGCGATGACCGACCTCCCCGCGCACCTTCGCGCGCGCCTGGCGGAGCGAGCGGAGATACGACTGCCCGCCGCCGTCCGCGAGGTGAAATCGGACGACGGCCTGACGCGAAAAGTCCTGCTGAAGCTGGACGACGGCAATGTCATCGAATCGGTGCTGATGCTCTACGACCTCACGGCGGAGAGCCGCGAGCGCCGCACCGTCTGCGTCTCCACCCAGGCGGGCTGCGCCGTCGGCTGTCCCTTCTGCGCCACCGGGCAGATGGGCTTCGTGCGCAACCTCACCTCGGGGGAGATCGTCGCCCAAGTCCTCTACTTCGCCCGCCAGCTCTTGGCCGACCAACAGCCGAAAAGCACATCTTCCCCCTTGGCGGGAGAAAAGACGAAAGAGGGCGAAAGCACGCTCCCCATAACCAACTCCAAAAGCCTCTCTCCCTCGATGGGAGAGAATAAAAGAGAGGGTGAACAGGCCCTCCCTGTCACCAACATCGTCTTCATGGGCATGGGCGAGCCGCTCTTGAACTACGCCAACCTGTGGCAGGCCATCGAGCGCCTCCACGACCCGCAGGGCATCGCACTCGGCGCGCGCCGCATGACCATCTCTACCTCCGGCATCGTGCCGGGCATCCTCGCCCTCGCCAAGGAAAAGCTCCAGGTGAACCTGGCCGTCAGCCTTCACGCCCCCAACGACAAACTCCGCGACGTCATGGTCCCCATCAACAAAAAGTACCCCATCGCCGACCTGATGACGGCCTGCCGCGCCTATATCGAAGCCACCAAGCGCCGCATCACCTTCGAGTACGTCCTCAACAACAACGTCAACGATTCGCCCGAGCTGGCCCGGGAGCTCGGCGAGCTGCTACGCGGCATGCTCTGCCACGTGAACCTGATCCCGGTGAACTCCACCGACGCCTCATTCTCCCGCCCCAAGCGCGATGCCGTCATCGCCTTCCAGCGCATCGTGGAGGGCTACGGCATCGCCACCACCGTCCGCGTGGAGAAGGGCGTCGAGATACGCGCCGCCTGCGGCCAGCTCAGCACCAAACACCGGGAGAAAGAGCGCGTCCCCGCCGCCTTTTAG